A genomic region of Enterobacter hormaechei ATCC 49162 contains the following coding sequences:
- the ureC gene encoding urease subunit alpha yields MAEISRQAYADMFGPTTGDKVRLADSELWIEVEDDLTIYGEEVKFGGGKVIRDGMGQGQMTAEECVDLVLTNALIVDHWGIVKADIGVRNGRIFAVGKAGNPDIQPGVTIPIGAATEVIAAEGKIVTAGGIDTHIHWICPQQAEEALVSGVTTMIGGGTGPAAGTNATTCTPGPWYIARMLQAADTLPVNIGLLGKGNGSNPDALREQIAAGAIGLKIHEDWGATPAAINCSLEVAEEMDIQVALHSDTLNESGFVEDTLAAIGGRTIHTFHTEGAGGGHAPDIITACAHPNILPSSTNPTLPYTVNTIDEHLDMLMVCHHLDPDIAEDVAFAESRIRRETIAAEDVLHDIGAFSLTSSDSQAMGRVGEVIIRTWQVAHRMKVQRGALPEETGENDNFRVKRYVAKYTINPALTHGIAHEVGSIEAGKLADLVVWSPAFFGVKPATIVKGGMIACAPMGDINASIPTPQPVHYRPMFGALGAARHATRLTFVSQAAHASGIPQQLNLQSATAVVRGCRTVKKADMIHNDLQPNITVDSQTYEVRVDGELITSEPAEVLPMAQRYFLF; encoded by the coding sequence ATGGCTGAAATTTCGCGCCAGGCGTATGCCGATATGTTCGGCCCCACCACTGGCGATAAGGTAAGGCTGGCGGACAGTGAACTGTGGATCGAAGTGGAAGACGATCTCACGATCTACGGCGAAGAGGTTAAATTCGGCGGTGGGAAGGTGATCCGCGACGGCATGGGCCAGGGGCAGATGACCGCCGAAGAGTGTGTGGATCTGGTGCTCACCAATGCGCTGATCGTCGATCACTGGGGGATCGTGAAGGCCGATATTGGCGTCAGGAACGGGCGGATCTTCGCCGTCGGCAAAGCCGGAAACCCGGACATCCAACCCGGCGTGACGATCCCGATTGGCGCGGCAACGGAAGTGATCGCCGCCGAAGGGAAGATCGTCACCGCTGGCGGGATCGACACCCACATCCACTGGATCTGTCCGCAACAGGCGGAAGAGGCGCTGGTGTCTGGCGTCACCACCATGATCGGCGGCGGCACCGGCCCCGCGGCAGGTACGAACGCCACCACCTGTACGCCGGGGCCGTGGTATATCGCCCGCATGTTGCAGGCCGCCGATACGCTGCCGGTGAATATTGGCCTGCTGGGCAAAGGGAACGGTTCAAACCCGGACGCCCTGCGCGAGCAGATCGCGGCAGGCGCTATCGGGCTTAAGATCCACGAGGACTGGGGCGCGACGCCCGCCGCGATCAACTGCTCGCTGGAGGTGGCCGAAGAGATGGACATTCAGGTGGCGCTGCACAGCGATACGCTGAACGAGTCCGGTTTTGTCGAAGATACGCTGGCGGCCATCGGCGGGCGCACCATCCACACCTTCCACACCGAAGGCGCGGGCGGCGGCCATGCGCCGGATATCATCACCGCCTGCGCGCACCCGAATATTCTGCCCTCCTCCACCAACCCGACGCTGCCTTACACGGTCAACACCATCGACGAGCATCTGGACATGCTGATGGTTTGCCATCATCTCGACCCGGATATCGCCGAGGACGTGGCGTTTGCCGAATCCCGCATTCGCCGGGAGACCATCGCCGCCGAAGACGTGCTGCATGATATCGGCGCGTTCTCGCTCACCTCGTCAGATTCACAGGCGATGGGCCGCGTGGGGGAAGTGATTATCCGCACCTGGCAGGTGGCGCACCGCATGAAGGTGCAGCGCGGCGCACTGCCGGAAGAGACGGGCGAAAATGATAACTTCCGCGTGAAGCGCTATGTCGCCAAATACACCATCAACCCGGCGCTGACCCACGGCATTGCCCATGAAGTGGGATCGATTGAGGCGGGCAAGCTGGCGGATCTGGTGGTCTGGTCCCCGGCGTTCTTTGGCGTTAAACCCGCCACCATCGTCAAAGGTGGGATGATCGCCTGCGCGCCGATGGGCGATATCAACGCCTCGATCCCCACGCCGCAGCCGGTGCATTACCGTCCGATGTTTGGTGCCCTTGGTGCCGCGCGCCACGCCACGCGGCTGACGTTTGTCTCGCAGGCGGCTCATGCCAGCGGCATTCCGCAGCAGCTCAACCTGCAAAGCGCCACCGCAGTGGTGAGAGGCTGCCGGACGGTGAAAAAGGCCGACATGATCCACAACGATTTACAGCCGAATATCACCGTTGACTCGCAAACCTATGAGGTGCGCGTCGACGGCGAACTGATCACCAGCGAACCGGCAGAGGTTCTGCCGATGGCGCAACGCTATTTTCTGTTTTGA
- a CDS encoding urease subunit beta — MIPGEYQIQPGTIAINVGRETRSVIVENHGDRPIQVGSHYHFYEVNPALKFDREGTKGYRLNIPAGTAVRFEPGQKREVTLVQVTGAQRIFGFRGEVMGEVKHG, encoded by the coding sequence ATGATCCCAGGGGAATACCAGATCCAGCCCGGCACTATTGCGATCAACGTCGGGCGCGAAACCCGAAGCGTGATTGTTGAAAACCACGGCGACAGGCCGATCCAGGTCGGCTCGCACTACCACTTTTACGAGGTCAACCCGGCGCTGAAGTTTGACCGGGAAGGCACTAAAGGCTACCGGCTGAACATTCCGGCGGGCACCGCCGTACGCTTCGAGCCAGGCCAGAAGCGGGAAGTGACGCTGGTGCAGGTGACGGGCGCGCAGCGCATTTTCGGCTTTCGCGGCGAGGTAATGGGCGAGGTGAAACATGGCTGA
- a CDS encoding urease subunit gamma → MELTPREKDKLLLFTAALVAERRLARGVKLNYPESVALISAFIMEGARDGETVASLMEAGRHVLRRDQVMEGVPEMIPDIQVEATFPDGSKLVTVHNPIV, encoded by the coding sequence ATGGAACTGACACCCAGAGAAAAAGACAAGCTGTTGCTGTTCACCGCCGCGCTGGTTGCTGAGCGCCGCCTGGCGCGCGGGGTAAAGCTCAATTACCCGGAATCGGTCGCGCTGATCAGCGCCTTTATTATGGAAGGCGCGCGCGATGGCGAAACCGTCGCCTCGCTGATGGAGGCGGGCCGCCACGTCCTGAGGCGCGACCAGGTGATGGAGGGCGTGCCGGAGATGATCCCGGATATACAGGTGGAGGCCACCTTCCCGGACGGATCCAAGCTCGTCACCGTCCATAACCCGATCGTGTGA
- a CDS encoding urease accessory protein UreD: MLAIQVTDNSYKGWQASLALQFCHTPEKTRLHAARHTGPLTVQRPFYPEGETCHLYLLHPPGGIVGGDTLDISVRLDAKSHALITMPGASKFYRSSGPQARLSQHFYLDEDATLEWLPQDTILFPGANAALRSVFHLKASSTLLAWELYCLGRPVINETFTHGTLESRLEVWVDDEPRLIERLHLSDGDLTPVAGKPWIGTLLFYPATDVHLEAVRALLAPLEHYAGATLTDDLLSVRFLSHDNLICQRVMRDIWQSLRPLLTTKTACSPRIWQT, translated from the coding sequence ATGTTAGCAATTCAGGTCACTGATAATTCATACAAAGGCTGGCAGGCCTCGCTTGCTCTCCAGTTTTGTCATACTCCTGAGAAAACCCGCCTTCATGCCGCGCGTCACACCGGACCGCTCACCGTTCAGCGTCCGTTTTATCCTGAAGGGGAAACCTGCCACCTTTACCTGCTGCACCCGCCAGGCGGAATTGTGGGCGGCGATACGCTGGATATTTCCGTGCGGCTCGACGCCAAAAGCCACGCGCTTATCACCATGCCCGGCGCCAGCAAGTTCTATCGCAGCAGTGGCCCGCAGGCCCGTCTGAGCCAGCATTTTTACCTCGACGAAGATGCCACGCTGGAGTGGCTGCCGCAGGACACCATTCTCTTTCCTGGCGCGAATGCCGCGCTGCGTTCCGTTTTCCACCTCAAGGCCTCCAGCACGTTGCTGGCGTGGGAGCTGTACTGTCTGGGCCGTCCGGTGATAAACGAAACCTTCACCCACGGCACGCTGGAGAGCCGCCTGGAGGTGTGGGTGGATGACGAACCGCGCCTGATAGAGCGGCTGCATCTCAGCGATGGCGACCTTACGCCCGTCGCCGGGAAACCGTGGATCGGCACCCTGCTGTTCTATCCGGCTACCGATGTTCACCTCGAAGCGGTGCGCGCACTGCTCGCGCCGCTGGAACATTATGCCGGGGCAACACTCACCGATGACCTGCTGTCGGTACGTTTTCTCTCCCACGACAACCTGATTTGCCAGCGGGTGATGCGCGATATCTGGCAGTCGCTTCGCCCGCTTCTCACCACCAAAACCGCCTGTTCGCCGCGTATCTGGCAGACATAA
- the plsY gene encoding glycerol-3-phosphate 1-O-acyltransferase PlsY: MSAIAPGMIILAYLCGSISSAILVCRIAGLPDPRESGSGNPGATNVLRIGGKGAAVAVLIFDVLKGMLPVWGAYALGVTPFWLGLIAIAACVGHIWPVFFGFKGGKGVATAFGAIAPIGWDLTGVMAGTWLLTILLSGYSSLGAIVSALIAPFYVWWFKPQFTFPVSMLSCLILLRHHDNIQRLWRRQETKIWTKLKRKKKEPE; the protein is encoded by the coding sequence ATGAGTGCAATCGCGCCTGGAATGATTATCCTCGCCTACCTTTGCGGCTCAATCTCCAGCGCCATTCTGGTCTGCCGCATCGCCGGGTTGCCTGACCCGCGTGAAAGTGGTTCCGGGAATCCGGGGGCGACCAATGTACTACGAATTGGCGGCAAGGGAGCAGCCGTAGCGGTTTTGATTTTTGATGTTCTGAAAGGAATGCTTCCCGTCTGGGGCGCGTATGCGCTCGGCGTTACACCCTTCTGGCTGGGGCTGATTGCCATCGCCGCCTGCGTCGGCCATATCTGGCCGGTTTTCTTTGGTTTTAAAGGTGGTAAAGGCGTTGCCACCGCATTTGGCGCGATTGCGCCGATCGGCTGGGACTTAACCGGCGTCATGGCCGGGACCTGGCTGCTGACCATCCTGCTAAGCGGTTATTCGTCGCTGGGCGCCATCGTCAGCGCGCTGATCGCCCCGTTCTATGTCTGGTGGTTCAAACCGCAGTTTACCTTCCCGGTGTCGATGCTCTCCTGTCTGATCCTGTTGCGCCATCACGACAACATTCAGCGCCTGTGGCGTCGTCAGGAAACCAAGATCTGGACGAAGCTCAAAAGAAAGAAAAAAGAGCCAGAATAA
- the folB gene encoding bifunctional dihydroneopterin aldolase/7,8-dihydroneopterin epimerase: protein MDIVFIEQLSVITTIGVYDWEQTIEQKLVFDIEMGWDNRKSAKSDDVNDCLSYADISETVIGHVEGQRFALVERVAEEVAELLLNKFNSPWVRIKLSKPGAVARAANVGVIIERGTNLKGKI, encoded by the coding sequence ATGGATATTGTATTTATAGAGCAACTTTCGGTAATCACCACAATTGGTGTTTACGACTGGGAACAGACCATCGAGCAGAAACTGGTGTTCGATATCGAAATGGGCTGGGATAACCGCAAGTCAGCGAAAAGCGACGATGTGAATGACTGTCTGAGCTACGCCGACATCAGTGAAACGGTCATTGGCCATGTGGAAGGGCAACGTTTTGCGCTGGTGGAACGCGTGGCGGAAGAGGTGGCGGAGCTGCTGCTGAACAAGTTTAACTCTCCGTGGGTACGCATCAAGCTAAGCAAGCCGGGCGCGGTGGCGCGCGCCGCCAACGTGGGCGTCATTATTGAGCGTGGCACAAATCTGAAAGGAAAGATTTAA
- the bacA gene encoding undecaprenyl-diphosphate phosphatase has product MSDMHSLLVAAILGVVEGLTEFLPVSSTGHMIIVGHLLGFEGDTAKTFEVVIQLGSILAVVVMFWRRLFGLIGIHFGRLPQREGESKGRLTLIHILLGMIPAVVLGLVFHDTIKSLFNPINVMYALVVGGFLLIAAEVLKPKTPRAEGLDDMTYRQAFMIGCFQCLALWPGFSRSGATISGGMLMGVSRYAASEFSFLLAVPMMMGATALDLYKSIDFLTVGDIPMFAVGFITAFIVALIAIKTFLQLIKRISFIPFAIYRFIVAAAVYVVFF; this is encoded by the coding sequence ATGAGCGATATGCACTCGCTGCTGGTGGCGGCAATACTGGGTGTGGTCGAAGGATTGACGGAGTTTTTGCCGGTGTCCAGTACGGGCCATATGATTATCGTTGGCCATCTTCTTGGCTTTGAAGGCGATACCGCAAAGACGTTTGAGGTGGTGATTCAGCTCGGCTCTATTCTGGCGGTAGTCGTGATGTTCTGGCGTCGTCTGTTTGGTCTGATCGGCATCCACTTCGGGCGTTTGCCGCAGCGTGAAGGCGAAAGCAAGGGCCGCCTGACGCTGATTCATATTCTGCTGGGGATGATCCCGGCGGTGGTGCTGGGGCTGGTATTCCACGACACCATTAAATCGCTCTTTAACCCGATTAACGTGATGTACGCCCTGGTCGTCGGCGGTTTCCTGCTGATTGCCGCAGAAGTGCTGAAGCCAAAAACCCCGCGTGCGGAAGGCCTGGACGATATGACGTATCGCCAGGCGTTTATGATTGGCTGCTTCCAGTGTCTGGCGCTGTGGCCGGGCTTCTCCCGTTCAGGGGCCACCATTTCCGGCGGGATGCTGATGGGCGTGAGCCGTTACGCGGCGTCTGAGTTCTCGTTCCTGCTGGCGGTACCGATGATGATGGGCGCCACCGCGCTGGATCTCTACAAAAGCATCGACTTCCTGACCGTGGGCGACATTCCGATGTTCGCCGTGGGCTTTATCACCGCCTTTATTGTGGCGCTGATTGCCATCAAAACCTTCCTGCAACTGATTAAGCGTATCTCGTTTATTCCGTTCGCGATCTACCGCTTTATCGTTGCCGCTGCGGTGTACGTGGTCTTCTTCTGA
- a CDS encoding multifunctional CCA addition/repair protein, which produces MKSYLVGGAVRDALLGLPVKDKDWVVVGATPEAMIDAGYQQVGRDFPVFLHPKSREEYALARTERKSGSGYTGFTCYAAPDVTLEQDLLRRDLTINALAQDENGHIIDAYGGQNDLRDRLLRHISPAFSEDPLRVLRVARFAARYAHLSFRIADETMALMTAMTDAGELEHLTPERVWKETENALTTRNPQVFFQVLRDCGALKVLFPEIDALFGVPAPAKWHPEIDTGVHTLMTLSMAAMLSPEVDVRFSTLCHDLGKGLTPKELWPRHHGHGPAGVKLVEGLCQRLRVPNDIRDLAKLVAEFHDLIHTFPILKPATIVKLFDNIDAWRKPQRVEQIALTSEADVRGRTGFEASDYPQGRLLREAWDVAKAVPTKDVVEAGFKGPAIREELTKRRIDAVAVWKEKRCPQPKE; this is translated from the coding sequence GTGAAGAGTTATCTGGTCGGTGGTGCGGTACGTGATGCGTTATTAGGTCTGCCGGTCAAAGATAAAGACTGGGTCGTGGTCGGTGCCACGCCCGAAGCGATGATTGACGCGGGCTACCAGCAGGTAGGCCGCGATTTTCCTGTGTTCCTCCATCCGAAAAGCCGGGAAGAGTACGCCCTGGCACGCACCGAACGGAAATCCGGTTCCGGTTATACCGGCTTCACCTGCTATGCCGCGCCGGATGTGACGCTGGAGCAAGACTTATTGCGCCGCGATCTCACCATTAACGCCCTGGCGCAGGACGAAAACGGTCATATCATCGATGCTTACGGCGGCCAGAACGATCTGCGCGACCGTCTTTTACGCCATATTTCCCCCGCCTTTTCTGAAGATCCGCTTCGCGTGCTGCGCGTGGCGCGTTTTGCCGCCCGTTATGCCCATCTCAGCTTCCGTATCGCCGACGAGACAATGGCGCTGATGACGGCCATGACCGACGCGGGTGAGCTGGAACACCTGACGCCAGAACGCGTCTGGAAAGAGACTGAAAATGCCCTGACCACCCGCAATCCACAGGTCTTTTTCCAGGTCCTTCGCGACTGCGGGGCGCTGAAGGTGCTGTTCCCGGAAATAGACGCGCTGTTTGGCGTGCCCGCCCCAGCGAAATGGCACCCGGAAATTGATACCGGCGTTCACACTCTGATGACGCTGAGCATGGCCGCCATGCTCAGCCCTGAGGTGGACGTGCGCTTCTCCACCCTCTGCCATGACCTCGGCAAAGGGTTAACGCCTAAGGAACTGTGGCCACGCCACCACGGGCACGGTCCGGCCGGGGTGAAGCTGGTTGAAGGACTGTGCCAGCGCCTGCGCGTGCCGAATGACATTCGCGATCTGGCAAAGCTGGTCGCTGAATTTCACGACCTGATCCACACCTTCCCGATCCTGAAGCCCGCCACCATCGTGAAGCTGTTCGATAACATCGACGCCTGGCGCAAGCCGCAGCGGGTGGAGCAGATAGCGCTCACCAGCGAAGCCGACGTGCGCGGCCGCACCGGGTTTGAAGCGTCCGATTATCCGCAGGGTCGTTTGCTGCGTGAGGCGTGGGACGTCGCAAAAGCGGTGCCGACGAAAGATGTGGTAGAGGCTGGATTTAAAGGCCCGGCGATCCGCGAAGAGCTGACGAAACGGCGGATTGATGCGGTCGCGGTGTGGAAGGAAAAACGTTGCCCTCAGCCGAAAGAGTGA
- a CDS encoding TIGR04211 family SH3 domain-containing protein, translating to MLKLRLIGLTLLAFSAATAVHAEEKRYVSDELNTWVRSGPGDNYRLVGTVNAGEEVTLLQTNADTNYGQVRDSSGRTSWIPLKELSTVPSLRTRVPDLENQVKTLTDKLNNIDGTWNQRTAEMQQKVAQSDSVIAGLKDENQKLKNELIVAQKKVNAANLQLDDKQRTIIMQWFMYGGGVLGVGLVLGLVLPHLIPSRKRKDRWMN from the coding sequence ATGCTTAAATTACGCCTGATTGGACTTACTTTACTCGCTTTTAGCGCCGCAACCGCGGTCCACGCTGAAGAGAAACGTTACGTTTCTGATGAACTGAACACCTGGGTACGCAGCGGCCCTGGAGACAATTATCGCCTCGTGGGTACGGTAAATGCCGGCGAGGAAGTGACGCTACTGCAAACTAACGCAGACACCAATTACGGCCAGGTTCGTGACAGCTCTGGCCGCACCTCGTGGATCCCGCTGAAAGAGCTGAGCACTGTGCCAAGCCTGCGCACCCGCGTGCCGGATCTGGAAAATCAGGTGAAAACCCTGACCGATAAGCTGAACAACATCGACGGCACCTGGAACCAGCGCACCGCAGAGATGCAGCAAAAAGTGGCGCAAAGCGACAGCGTGATCGCCGGTCTGAAAGACGAAAACCAGAAGCTGAAAAACGAGCTGATTGTGGCGCAGAAGAAAGTGAACGCCGCTAATCTACAGCTGGATGACAAACAGCGCACCATCATCATGCAGTGGTTTATGTATGGCGGCGGCGTGCTGGGCGTAGGTCTGGTGCTGGGTCTGGTGCTTCCTCACCTTATCCCAAGCCGTAAACGTAAAGACCGCTGGATGAACTAA
- a CDS encoding inorganic triphosphatase produces MAQEIELKFIVEKDSADALRQHLNTLSGEHHEPVQLLNIYYETPDNWLRNHDMGLRIRGANGRYEMTMKIAGRVVGGLHQRPEYNIDISKPELELDRFPAEVWPEGTLPATLSAEAQPLFSTDFWREKWLVTEGKSRIEIAFDRGEIKAGDEQEPICELELELLEGEASDVLKLARKLVNQPGLRQGSLSKAARGYHLAAGNAPRVLRETPILRVVPKASVEQGMEAALELALSQWQYHEELWARNVKNAKKQVLAAMGLVRHTLALFGGIVPRKASAHLRDLLTQTETLMLSDVSAQTAIYSPQNASAKLALTEFLVTRGWRTFLDAKGQTKIAENFKRFADIHLSRHAAELRTTFAHPLGDQYGDQLPRLARNIDSMLLLSGAYEGVKAQAWLENWQGLQHAIETRQQIEIEHFRNEAISQDPYWLHSGKR; encoded by the coding sequence ATGGCACAAGAGATCGAATTAAAGTTTATCGTCGAAAAAGACAGCGCTGACGCGCTCCGCCAGCATCTGAATACGCTGTCCGGCGAGCACCATGAACCCGTACAGCTGCTCAACATCTATTACGAAACGCCGGACAACTGGCTGCGCAACCACGATATGGGCCTGCGTATCCGTGGTGCGAACGGGCGCTACGAGATGACGATGAAAATCGCCGGTCGCGTGGTGGGCGGTTTGCACCAGCGTCCGGAATACAATATCGACATCAGTAAGCCAGAACTTGAGCTGGATCGTTTTCCGGCGGAAGTGTGGCCGGAAGGGACGCTGCCCGCAACGCTGTCGGCAGAGGCGCAACCGCTGTTCAGCACCGATTTCTGGCGCGAGAAATGGCTGGTGACGGAAGGCAAGAGCCGCATTGAGATCGCCTTTGATCGCGGTGAAATTAAGGCGGGTGATGAGCAGGAGCCGATCTGCGAGCTGGAGCTTGAACTGCTGGAAGGCGAGGCGAGCGACGTGCTGAAGCTGGCGCGCAAGCTGGTGAACCAGCCTGGTCTGCGTCAGGGCAGCCTGAGTAAAGCGGCGCGCGGCTATCACCTGGCCGCCGGAAATGCGCCGCGCGTGCTGCGAGAAACCCCGATTCTGCGCGTTGTGCCGAAAGCCTCCGTGGAGCAGGGCATGGAAGCGGCGCTTGAACTGGCGCTCTCACAGTGGCAATACCACGAGGAGCTGTGGGCGCGTAATGTGAAAAATGCCAAAAAACAGGTGCTGGCCGCTATGGGGCTGGTGCGTCATACCCTGGCGCTGTTCGGCGGTATCGTACCGCGTAAAGCCAGCGCTCACTTACGTGATCTGCTCACTCAAACCGAAACGCTGATGCTTTCCGACGTGTCGGCACAAACGGCGATCTACAGCCCGCAAAATGCCAGCGCGAAACTGGCGCTGACCGAATTTCTGGTGACGCGTGGCTGGCGCACGTTCCTTGATGCGAAAGGGCAGACCAAAATCGCGGAAAACTTCAAACGCTTTGCGGATATCCATCTTTCCCGCCACGCGGCCGAACTGAGAACCACCTTCGCGCATCCGCTGGGCGACCAGTATGGCGACCAGCTTCCCCGTCTGGCGCGTAACATCGACAGCATGTTGCTTTTGTCAGGTGCGTATGAGGGCGTGAAGGCGCAGGCCTGGCTGGAGAACTGGCAGGGGCTTCAGCATGCCATCGAGACCCGTCAGCAGATTGAGATCGAGCATTTCCGCAACGAAGCCATTTCGCAGGATCCGTACTGGCTGCACAGCGGAAAACGTTAA